One stretch of Archocentrus centrarchus isolate MPI-CPG fArcCen1 chromosome 5, fArcCen1, whole genome shotgun sequence DNA includes these proteins:
- the ccndbp1 gene encoding cyclin-D1-binding protein 1 homolog: protein MSADSCGGNVALRNLVNSIQCIRDRVRDGESNESDGAFNLSNFWDTLNQAVKAVSQEATKLSLAFSKAPLPSQQDGEKLAESIMKSILTLSTVYYWLPKSQGLTLRRQVRDATVEVLEGVVQLVEVIMSSPAESLSQEQLMSTGGVWSACDHFSQLSKDNKAAVVRVLTSQTGVVKDAKEEIEQALSEAQDPFDDILDDDQEGDEPRGNQDTYWSEKDRRVIGACQGLMKASLACLRKLSSAVRANGDFSTPQNVSQLDDLADISKEISPGVDDLALCLYPPMDYSGVETHVCKLAALLKKVLEIIRSCHVCGESELTWVQFLDGAVDHNLQKTKDIIEQDS from the exons ATGGAGAATCAAATGAGTCCGATGGAGCATTCAACCTCTCCAACTTCTGGGACACTTTGA ACCAGGCAGTGAAGGCCGTGTCCCAGGAAGCCACTAAACTCAGCCTGGCCTTCTCCAAAGCTCCTCTGccatcacagcag GATGGAGAGAAGCTGGCAGAGTCCATCATGAAGAGCATCCTCACTCTGTCTACAGTGTATTACTGGCTGCCTAAGAGCCAAG GGCTGACTCTGCGCCGGCAGGTCAGAGACGCCACCGTCGAGGTTCTGGAGGGAGTCGTACAATTGGTGGAGGTCATAATGAGCTCACCTGCGGAGAG TCTGAGCCAGGAACAGCTAATGTCAACAGGAGGGGTGTGGTCTGCCTGCGACCATTTCTCTCAGTTGTCAAAAG ATAATAAGGCAGCAGTGGTCAGGGTTCTGACCTCCCAGACTGGAGTTGTGAAAGACGCCAAAGAGGAAATTGAACag GCGTTATCTGAGGCTCAGGACCCCTTTGACGACATCCTCGATGATGATCAGGAGGGAGACGAACCCCGAGGCAACCAGGACACATACTGGTCAGAGAAGGATAGGCGGGTGATCGGTGCGTGCCAGGGCCTGATGAAAGCGTCGCTGGCTTGTTTGAGAAAGCTTTCATCGGCTGTCAGAGCCAACGGTGACTTCAGCACACCTCAGAACGTGTCCCAGCTCGACGACTtggctgacatcagcaaggaAATCAGCCCcgg CGTTGATGATCTGGCCCTCTGCCTCTACCCACCCATGGACTACAGTGGGGTTGAAACCCAT GTGTGTAAATTAGCAGCACTTTTAAAGAAAGTTCTGGAAATCATCAG GTCCTGTCACGTGTGTGGAGAGTCAGAGCTGACCTGGGTTCAGTTCTTAGATGGAGCTGTCGATCACAACCTGCAGAAAACCAAAGACATCATTGAGCAGGAcagctag